From a region of the Candidatus Azobacteroides pseudotrichonymphae genomovar. CFP2 genome:
- the sufD gene encoding Fe-S cluster assembly protein SufD: protein MRRYIDFFKTQKVTIEKFCNSLLNSHREKALENFQHLGFPPNVEDHRCTNIDVATLLKENSRLYLDLSGKKINPNTTLYYNVPQLISCIQHFVINGYFLEHERKKNEDKQKLPECFFSGSLNTFAKQYPDIFLKYYNRQSSFQGDGLSAFNTMFIQDGYVLYIPKNVIVKTPIQLTNILNSKVDLMVNRRNLIILEQNAQAKLLICDHTTNENPTSAFVQITEIYLEERSVLDFYELEESSKKTIRLTHNFVCQKESSKLVIDTITLRNGITQNNYTIDLKKENAETYIYGVAIADEKQKIDNCTLIYHNAPKCYSNELFKYVLDEESIGAFVGKIVVSPNAYKTKAYQSNRSILGSNTCQMHSKPQLEIYTDDVKCSHGMSIGHLDETALFYMRSRGIPDNEARFLLKTAFVSDILGGISIKGLKKRLQLLVEKRFKERLIKCQRCTH from the coding sequence ATGAGACGATATATTGATTTTTTTAAGACTCAAAAGGTAACAATAGAAAAATTTTGCAATTCTCTCTTAAATTCTCATCGAGAGAAAGCACTTGAAAACTTTCAACATTTAGGGTTTCCCCCAAATGTAGAAGATCATCGATGTACAAATATCGATGTTGCTACATTATTAAAAGAGAACTCAAGACTTTATTTAGATTTATCAGGTAAAAAAATTAACCCCAATACGACTCTTTATTACAATGTTCCTCAGCTAATTTCTTGCATTCAACACTTCGTAATAAATGGGTATTTTTTGGAGCACGAAAGAAAAAAGAACGAGGATAAACAAAAATTGCCAGAATGTTTTTTTTCTGGGAGCTTGAATACATTTGCCAAACAATATCCGGATATATTTTTAAAGTATTATAACCGTCAATCCAGTTTTCAAGGAGATGGATTATCTGCTTTCAATACAATGTTTATTCAAGACGGATATGTATTATATATTCCGAAAAATGTTATTGTTAAAACACCTATCCAACTAACTAATATACTTAATAGTAAAGTTGATTTAATGGTTAATAGAAGAAATTTGATCATTCTTGAACAAAATGCACAAGCAAAATTGTTAATTTGCGACCATACTACTAATGAAAACCCAACCTCTGCGTTTGTACAAATTACTGAAATATATCTTGAAGAACGATCTGTACTCGACTTTTATGAATTGGAAGAGAGTAGTAAAAAAACAATTCGTCTAACTCACAATTTTGTTTGTCAAAAGGAATCTTCTAAGCTAGTAATAGATACTATTACATTAAGGAATGGTATCACACAAAATAACTATACAATAGACTTGAAAAAGGAAAATGCAGAAACTTATATTTACGGAGTAGCTATTGCTGACGAAAAACAGAAAATTGATAACTGTACACTTATTTATCATAATGCTCCAAAATGTTATAGTAACGAATTATTCAAATATGTACTGGACGAAGAATCAATTGGCGCTTTTGTTGGAAAAATTGTTGTCAGTCCTAACGCTTATAAGACAAAAGCTTATCAAAGTAACCGTAGTATACTAGGTAGCAATACTTGCCAAATGCATTCTAAACCTCAACTGGAGATTTACACTGATGATGTAAAATGTTCGCACGGAATGAGTATAGGTCATTTAGATGAAACTGCTTTATTTTATATGCGATCACGAGGTATCCCTGATAATGAAGCTCGTTTTTTATTAAAAACAGCTTTTGTCTCCGATATTTTGGGAGGAATTAGTATAAAAGGTTTGAAAAAACGACTACAATTATTAGTAGAAAAGCGTTTTAAAGAAAGATTAATAAAATGTCAAAGATGCACGCATTAG
- the dnaN gene encoding DNA polymerase III subunit beta produces MKFIIPGNVLLGYLQTVGKVIATKNIIPILDCFLFQLSDNQLTITGADAETRITTTSEVLNAEGEGKFAIPSKNLLDALRELPDQPITFVINETNNEVLIYYENGKYSFIAQNGDEYPTSKPLQIEVHELIIKTKDLLNGISSTLFASAHDELRPVMNSIFFDMDPERVIFVASDGHKLVRLKNSRLSGNKSSSFILPRKPANLLRTILLREEGETVINFDLNYIHIILPHFTLISRLIEGHYPNYNAVIPNESPYRIIVDRLNFLNALKRVTLFSNPGNSLIKLQILANKIFITAQDIDYSIAAEELVLCNYEGNEITIGFKGTYLIEMLNNISSNEIIFELADVTRAGLILPKENKENEDLLMLLMPMMLKE; encoded by the coding sequence ATGAAATTTATCATACCAGGTAATGTATTGCTCGGTTATTTACAAACAGTCGGGAAAGTTATTGCAACTAAAAATATTATTCCAATTTTAGATTGTTTTTTGTTCCAACTATCAGATAATCAATTAACTATTACAGGAGCTGATGCCGAAACACGAATTACCACTACTTCCGAAGTACTCAATGCAGAAGGAGAAGGGAAATTTGCCATCCCATCTAAAAATCTACTGGATGCACTAAGAGAACTTCCAGATCAACCCATTACTTTCGTAATAAATGAAACGAATAACGAAGTATTGATTTACTACGAAAATGGGAAATACAGTTTCATTGCCCAAAATGGAGATGAATATCCTACAAGCAAACCTTTGCAAATAGAAGTTCATGAATTAATTATCAAAACAAAAGACTTATTGAACGGTATTTCCAGTACTCTCTTTGCGTCCGCTCATGACGAGCTCCGCCCGGTTATGAATAGCATATTTTTTGATATGGATCCAGAGCGTGTCATTTTTGTTGCTTCCGATGGACATAAATTAGTCCGTCTCAAAAATTCAAGATTATCTGGAAATAAATCTTCTTCATTTATCCTCCCTAGAAAACCAGCTAATCTATTAAGAACTATTCTTCTACGTGAAGAGGGTGAAACAGTCATCAATTTTGATCTCAATTATATTCATATTATTTTGCCTCATTTCACACTAATAAGTCGTTTAATTGAAGGACATTATCCTAACTACAATGCAGTCATTCCAAATGAAAGCCCATACAGAATAATTGTAGACAGATTAAACTTTCTCAATGCTCTAAAACGTGTTACCCTCTTTTCTAATCCGGGTAACAGTTTGATCAAACTGCAAATATTGGCTAATAAGATTTTTATTACAGCACAAGATATTGATTATTCCATCGCTGCTGAGGAATTAGTTCTTTGCAATTATGAAGGTAATGAAATAACTATTGGTTTTAAAGGAACTTACCTGATTGAAATGTTAAACAATATTTCATCAAATGAAATCATTTTCGAACTGGCAGATGTAACACGAGCAGGCTTAATTTTACCTAAAGAAAATAAAGAAAATGAGGATTTATTAATGTTATTAATGCCAATGATGCTAAAAGAATGA
- a CDS encoding heavy metal translocating P-type ATPase, which translates to MINGIESLFKFNFGSINLLILIVILAAYYLGDYTEAAAVIVLYALGEKLENTGIENSLSTTNRLINNIPKTVLVKNVGYSIPIDTIKVGTIIQIEPYKQIPLDGIIEKGETLIDESFITGELLPVFKTKGDNVFAGTWNKNREGSKSKGNDEFIEIRTTKEYKDSIFSKIVSLVKEPHRNQSNAQKFIEKFARIYTPIVIFCAILLIVIPVFFLHRNFQQCLHQSIMLLIISCPCALVISTPVAIYAALGNASSKGALIKGGKFLEILALIKVVGLNKTGTITYGKPIISDIIPLNGISKEELFNCRARTELLSKYPLAQTIVKTSKKEDFIPHKGIIFENIVCEKGKSQGTICKGKLILVGKTFIEKNYLIDKETREIINKLSIEGKTSVIISCEEKIKGIFGLSDEVRPHIDEIINELQNMGIKIVIITSDNQQSTQYVADRLHIKNVFGELLPYDKVERIKELKQRYKYVAMISDEVNDLPALASSSVGIAIGTSGSDKAIEVADIVLMNNKLSLLPFLIRLAQKTLKTIRWNTFGAIATKFIFILLTFIGYNNLVLAITADVGITLVVVLISLRLIQYRFHDTTNK; encoded by the coding sequence TTGATAAACGGGATAGAATCATTATTTAAATTCAATTTTGGAAGTATTAATCTCCTAATATTAATAGTTATACTTGCTGCCTATTATCTTGGAGATTATACAGAAGCAGCAGCAGTAATTGTATTGTATGCATTAGGAGAAAAATTGGAAAATACTGGAATTGAAAATAGCTTGTCTACAACCAATCGTTTGATTAATAATATTCCAAAAACAGTATTAGTTAAAAATGTAGGCTATTCTATTCCAATAGACACAATAAAAGTGGGGACTATTATCCAAATAGAACCGTATAAGCAAATTCCTTTAGATGGAATTATAGAAAAAGGTGAAACTCTAATAGATGAATCTTTTATTACAGGCGAACTACTTCCTGTATTCAAAACTAAGGGAGACAACGTTTTTGCCGGAACATGGAATAAAAATAGAGAAGGATCAAAAAGCAAAGGAAACGATGAATTTATAGAAATTCGCACTACAAAAGAATACAAAGATTCTATTTTTTCAAAAATCGTTTCACTTGTTAAAGAACCCCATAGAAACCAATCAAATGCACAAAAATTTATAGAAAAATTTGCAAGAATCTATACACCAATTGTTATTTTTTGTGCCATATTATTAATTGTAATACCTGTATTTTTTCTACATAGAAATTTTCAACAATGTTTACATCAATCCATTATGTTATTAATTATTTCTTGTCCATGTGCATTGGTTATTTCAACACCTGTAGCAATCTATGCAGCACTGGGCAATGCTTCCTCTAAAGGAGCTTTAATAAAAGGAGGCAAATTTCTTGAAATTCTTGCTCTTATAAAAGTTGTAGGATTAAATAAAACAGGGACCATAACTTATGGGAAACCAATTATTTCGGATATAATTCCATTGAATGGAATTAGTAAAGAAGAGTTATTTAATTGTAGGGCTAGAACAGAATTACTTTCTAAATATCCTCTTGCACAAACAATTGTAAAAACTTCAAAAAAAGAAGATTTTATTCCTCACAAAGGAATAATATTTGAAAACATAGTCTGTGAAAAAGGCAAATCTCAAGGTACAATTTGCAAAGGAAAATTAATTTTAGTCGGTAAGACTTTTATTGAAAAAAATTATCTCATAGATAAAGAAACAAGAGAAATTATTAATAAGTTGTCTATAGAAGGTAAGACAAGTGTTATTATTAGTTGTGAAGAAAAAATAAAGGGTATATTCGGATTAAGTGATGAAGTGAGACCGCACATTGATGAAATTATTAATGAATTGCAAAATATGGGTATAAAAATAGTAATAATAACTAGTGATAATCAACAATCTACACAATATGTAGCTGATAGATTACATATTAAAAATGTATTTGGTGAACTTTTACCCTATGACAAAGTGGAAAGAATTAAAGAATTAAAACAAAGATATAAATATGTTGCAATGATTAGTGATGAGGTTAACGATTTACCAGCTTTGGCTTCTTCTTCAGTAGGTATTGCTATTGGTACATCCGGAAGTGATAAAGCAATTGAGGTTGCCGACATTGTTTTGATGAACAACAAATTATCTTTATTACCTTTTCTTATCCGTCTTGCTCAAAAGACACTAAAAACTATTCGATGGAATACATTCGGAGCAATTGCGACAAAATTTATCTTTATCCTACTAACTTTTATAGGTTATAATAATTTAGTGCTAGCAATTACAGCTGATGTAGGAATAACATTAGTTGTGGTCCTAATTAGTTTAAGACTAATTCAATACCGCTTTCATGATACTACAAACAAATGA
- the mutL gene encoding DNA mismatch repair endonuclease MutL, giving the protein MDIIHLLPDSIANQIAAGEVIQRPASVVKELIENAVDAAADNIQIIIKDAGRSLIQVIDNGQGMSKTDARLSFERHATSKIHSAKDLFALRTMGFRGEALASIAAVAQVELKTRRKEDEIGIFIRISASKVEKQETVAIHSGSSFSVKNLFYNIPARRKFLKSNEIEFKNILVEFERVALVNPQITFTLRHNSREIISLPISNLKQRITNLMGGKIAQNLLPININTSFIQIYGFISVPTASKKRGALQYFFANGRYMRHAYFHRAVILAFEPFIPIGDHPNYFLYIKIDPASIDINIHPTKTEIKFENEQMLFQIIFSAVKEAIAVPTLEFDQEKVIDIPSYRGKEIQITPPIIQMYSDYNPFSDKYVYENSQINWKQSCLKNQTNNTEGTAERIKTTYLQYKGKYLILSLKSGIIFIDQRRAHIRILFDDYIKRINHKQGISQRLLFPEKISFTPKEITILPYILDDLAFIGFDLKDLGNNIYSINGIPAGSENIDIIATLQEIIDKILTTSCEIKEEITESLILVLAQKTAINYGNFFSEEEIHTLIARLFSSTSPKYTPDGKLIIFMLSEEELNKRFL; this is encoded by the coding sequence ATGGATATTATTCATTTATTGCCTGACTCTATTGCTAACCAAATTGCTGCGGGAGAAGTTATTCAGAGACCTGCGTCAGTTGTAAAAGAATTAATAGAAAATGCAGTAGATGCAGCAGCAGACAATATTCAAATAATCATCAAAGATGCTGGACGTTCACTAATTCAAGTAATAGATAATGGGCAAGGTATGTCAAAAACAGATGCCCGCCTTTCATTCGAAAGACATGCTACTTCCAAAATTCATAGTGCAAAAGATTTATTTGCACTACGGACAATGGGCTTTCGGGGAGAAGCATTGGCTTCTATCGCAGCAGTTGCTCAAGTAGAATTGAAGACTCGTCGAAAAGAGGATGAAATAGGAATATTTATTCGAATATCTGCTTCTAAAGTAGAAAAACAAGAAACTGTTGCAATTCATTCTGGAAGTAGTTTTTCCGTAAAAAATCTTTTTTACAATATACCCGCTCGGAGAAAATTCCTCAAATCTAATGAAATAGAATTTAAAAATATTTTAGTTGAATTTGAACGAGTAGCACTGGTTAATCCTCAAATTACTTTTACCCTCAGGCATAATAGTAGAGAAATCATTTCACTTCCAATCTCAAATTTGAAGCAACGGATAACCAATCTAATGGGAGGGAAAATAGCACAAAATTTGCTCCCAATAAATATTAACACTTCGTTTATTCAAATTTACGGATTTATAAGTGTACCTACAGCAAGTAAAAAAAGAGGTGCTTTGCAGTATTTTTTTGCAAATGGCAGATATATGCGTCATGCTTATTTTCACAGAGCAGTAATTCTAGCTTTTGAACCTTTTATCCCTATTGGAGACCATCCTAACTACTTCCTCTACATAAAAATCGACCCTGCAAGTATTGATATTAATATCCATCCAACTAAAACAGAAATAAAGTTTGAAAACGAACAAATGCTCTTCCAAATAATTTTCTCTGCAGTGAAGGAAGCTATTGCAGTTCCTACCTTAGAATTTGACCAAGAGAAAGTAATTGATATACCAAGCTATAGAGGAAAAGAAATACAAATAACTCCTCCTATAATTCAGATGTATTCGGATTATAACCCTTTTAGCGATAAATATGTGTATGAAAATTCACAAATAAATTGGAAACAATCATGTCTTAAAAATCAAACCAATAATACTGAAGGTACTGCTGAACGTATAAAAACAACTTATTTACAGTATAAAGGAAAATATTTAATTCTTTCTCTCAAATCTGGGATAATATTTATAGACCAGCGAAGAGCACATATTAGAATTCTTTTTGATGACTATATAAAGCGGATAAACCATAAACAAGGAATTTCCCAAAGACTTCTTTTCCCTGAAAAAATTTCTTTTACACCTAAAGAAATAACTATATTACCCTATATTTTAGACGATTTAGCATTCATTGGTTTCGATTTGAAAGATCTGGGAAACAATATTTATTCAATTAATGGCATCCCAGCTGGATCGGAAAACATAGATATAATTGCAACTCTTCAAGAAATAATAGATAAAATTCTCACTACAAGCTGTGAAATTAAAGAAGAAATAACGGAATCCTTGATTCTTGTTTTAGCTCAAAAAACAGCTATTAATTATGGAAATTTTTTTTCAGAAGAAGAAATCCATACACTAATTGCAAGACTTTTTTCGTCTACTTCGCCAAAGTATACTCCGGATGGTAAATTAATTATATTTATGCTATCGGAAGAAGAATTAAATAAACGATTTTTATGA
- a CDS encoding CDP-alcohol phosphatidyltransferase family protein — protein sequence MNYIPNIITCLNLLFGCIASVMSLDFADQKKAFFFILLACICDYLDGLSAFLLKIQSKLGAELDSLADIVSFGIAPSCIVYTFLKSINNSVITPYCAFLLAIFAALRLAHFNIDTQQTISFLGLPVPASALFWAGLIPSCHIFSFNYYYSTTITILTLLLVFIFCFLMVSSLPMISLKFKKPLKWKNNVYSFYLIFIFIALYILFLVFSMPFLGISLIIVFYIILSIINSITKF from the coding sequence ATGAATTATATTCCTAATATAATTACCTGTTTGAACCTATTGTTTGGATGTATAGCTTCTGTGATGAGTCTGGATTTTGCAGATCAAAAAAAAGCATTTTTTTTTATTCTTCTTGCCTGTATTTGCGATTATTTAGACGGATTATCTGCCTTTTTACTAAAAATTCAATCTAAATTAGGTGCAGAATTAGACTCCTTAGCAGATATAGTTAGTTTTGGAATAGCTCCTTCGTGTATTGTTTACACTTTTTTAAAATCAATCAATAATTCTGTAATTACACCCTATTGTGCTTTTCTATTAGCTATTTTTGCAGCATTACGGCTAGCACACTTCAATATTGATACTCAACAAACAATTTCTTTTTTAGGCTTACCTGTTCCGGCTTCAGCTCTGTTTTGGGCAGGACTTATACCCTCTTGTCATATTTTTTCTTTTAACTATTATTATTCTACTACCATTACTATTTTGACACTTCTATTAGTATTTATTTTCTGTTTCTTAATGGTTTCTTCTTTGCCAATGATTTCTCTCAAGTTTAAAAAACCCCTAAAATGGAAAAATAACGTTTACTCCTTTTATTTGATATTTATTTTTATTGCCCTTTATATTTTATTTCTAGTATTCAGTATGCCTTTTTTAGGAATTAGTTTAATAATTGTTTTTTACATCATACTGTCTATTATAAATAGTATAACCAAGTTTTAA
- a CDS encoding 3'-5' exonuclease, producing the protein MKLNLKRPIVFFDLETTGTNIISDRIVEISYLKVMPNDEKEIKTRRINPEIPIPKEASDIHGITNEDVKNALPFKAIAKLLASQIEGCDLAGYNSNRFDIPILAEEFLRAGIDVDWTKQKFVDVQTIFHKKEPRTLLAALKFYCNRDLENAHSAAEDAKATYEVLKAQLDKYPDLQNDIIFLSNYSSFNKKNVDFAGRIVYNEKKQELFNFGKYKGLLVEEVLREDPSYYNWIMQGNFSLYTKKVFTNIKLRQAFGNK; encoded by the coding sequence ATGAAATTGAACTTGAAAAGGCCTATCGTCTTTTTTGATTTGGAAACGACGGGAACAAACATTATTTCAGATCGTATCGTGGAGATTTCTTATTTAAAAGTGATGCCTAACGATGAAAAAGAAATTAAAACACGAAGAATTAATCCAGAAATCCCCATTCCAAAAGAAGCAAGTGATATACATGGTATTACAAACGAAGATGTAAAAAATGCTCTCCCATTTAAAGCAATAGCTAAATTATTGGCATCTCAAATTGAGGGATGTGACTTAGCAGGTTATAACTCTAATCGTTTCGACATTCCTATTTTAGCGGAGGAATTTTTACGAGCAGGAATAGATGTCGATTGGACGAAACAGAAATTCGTAGATGTTCAAACTATTTTCCACAAAAAAGAACCACGTACTTTACTAGCTGCACTCAAGTTTTATTGTAATAGAGACTTGGAAAACGCACATAGTGCTGCAGAAGATGCGAAAGCAACTTATGAAGTATTAAAAGCTCAATTGGATAAATATCCTGACCTGCAAAATGATATCATTTTTCTTTCCAACTATTCTTCTTTTAATAAAAAAAATGTTGATTTTGCAGGACGTATCGTATACAACGAAAAAAAACAAGAACTTTTTAACTTTGGTAAATATAAAGGACTTCTTGTAGAAGAAGTCTTACGTGAAGACCCTTCCTATTACAATTGGATTATGCAAGGAAACTTCTCACTTTATACAAAAAAAGTTTTCACTAATATCAAGTTAAGACAGGCATTCGGAAATAAATGA
- a CDS encoding aminotransferase class V-fold PLP-dependent enzyme, producing MHALDVNNIRKDFPILSREIYGKPLVYLDNAATTQKPLVVIQKINEVYTTINANIHRGIHYLSQLATESYEEARKTVQRYINAPNSNEIVFTRGTTDSINLLASSFCRSQCHKEDEIILTAMEHHANIVPWQIQSDINGIKLKIIPITKTGEIRLEDIECLISLKTKLIAVISISNVLGTINPITDIIQLGHSYNIPIMIDAAQSVQHVSTDVKLLDCDFMVFSAHKMYGTPGVGVLYGKENWLDKLPPYQGGGEMIADVTFEKTIFNELPFKFEAGTPNYVGVIALGEAIRYIEKVGLNNICSYEQFLSNYATNQLEQIPNIKIFGTSQHKGPIISFLVDNIHHYDMGILLNQLGIAVRSGHHCAQPLMNTLGIDGTVRASFAFYNTKEEIDILVNALRHIISIFSKRIRT from the coding sequence ATGCACGCATTAGATGTCAACAACATACGCAAAGATTTTCCAATTCTATCACGAGAAATTTATGGGAAACCATTAGTGTACTTAGACAATGCAGCTACTACCCAAAAACCTTTAGTGGTAATTCAAAAAATAAATGAAGTGTACACAACAATTAATGCTAATATTCATAGAGGAATTCATTATTTGAGCCAATTGGCAACAGAATCGTACGAAGAAGCAAGAAAAACGGTTCAGAGATACATTAATGCTCCGAATTCTAACGAAATTGTATTTACACGAGGAACGACTGACTCTATTAACTTACTAGCAAGTAGTTTTTGTCGTTCGCAATGTCACAAAGAAGATGAGATTATCCTAACGGCTATGGAACATCATGCGAACATTGTACCATGGCAAATTCAAAGTGATATTAATGGTATTAAACTAAAAATAATACCCATTACAAAAACAGGAGAAATCCGATTAGAAGATATTGAATGTTTAATTTCTCTCAAAACAAAACTCATTGCTGTAATATCAATATCCAATGTTCTAGGTACTATTAATCCAATTACCGATATTATCCAATTAGGGCATAGTTATAATATTCCAATAATGATTGATGCAGCTCAATCTGTACAACACGTATCGACAGATGTCAAATTATTAGACTGTGATTTTATGGTTTTTTCTGCACATAAAATGTATGGTACACCTGGAGTAGGTGTTTTATATGGCAAAGAAAATTGGTTAGATAAACTTCCTCCCTATCAAGGTGGAGGAGAAATGATTGCGGATGTCACTTTTGAGAAAACTATTTTCAATGAACTTCCTTTTAAGTTTGAAGCAGGAACTCCTAATTATGTGGGAGTAATTGCTTTGGGTGAAGCTATCCGATATATCGAAAAAGTAGGTCTTAACAATATTTGTTCTTACGAACAATTCTTATCAAACTATGCAACCAATCAGTTAGAACAAATACCTAATATAAAGATTTTTGGTACTTCTCAACATAAAGGTCCAATTATTTCTTTTTTAGTTGATAATATTCACCATTACGATATGGGAATATTGCTTAACCAATTAGGAATTGCTGTAAGAAGTGGTCATCATTGTGCTCAACCACTTATGAACACTCTAGGGATTGACGGAACTGTTCGTGCTTCTTTTGCTTTTTACAATACAAAAGAAGAAATAGATATTTTAGTTAATGCTCTCCGACATATTATTTCTATTTTTTCTAAAAGAATCAGGACCTAA
- the sufC gene encoding Fe-S cluster assembly ATPase SufC has protein sequence MLVIENLHASVNGKEILKGLNLNVHAGEIHAIMGPNGSGKSTLSAVLVGDPAYKIVEGKVIFEGENLLKLLPEQRSHLGLFLSFQYPVELPGVSTINFIRTAVNEHRKHKGEETLSAGEFLKIMREKQSIVQLDKNLVNRSVNEGFSGGEKKRNEIFQMAMLNPKLAILDETDSGLDIDALRIVANGVNQLKSSDNAIIIITHYQRLLEYVHPNVVHVLYNGRIIKTGDASLALELEKKGYDWLKNETIY, from the coding sequence ATGCTGGTAATAGAAAATTTGCACGCTTCCGTCAATGGAAAAGAAATATTAAAAGGTCTGAATTTAAATGTACATGCAGGAGAAATACATGCAATTATGGGCCCAAACGGTTCAGGGAAAAGTACGTTGTCGGCAGTACTAGTTGGAGATCCAGCCTATAAAATTGTCGAGGGGAAAGTCATTTTTGAAGGGGAAAACTTACTGAAACTTTTGCCTGAACAACGTTCACACTTAGGATTATTTTTAAGTTTCCAATATCCAGTAGAACTACCTGGTGTAAGTACAATAAATTTTATACGTACTGCAGTAAACGAACATCGAAAACACAAAGGAGAAGAAACTCTTTCTGCTGGCGAGTTTCTAAAAATTATGCGTGAAAAACAATCTATCGTTCAATTAGATAAAAATCTAGTAAATCGTTCAGTAAACGAAGGTTTTTCAGGAGGAGAAAAAAAACGTAACGAAATTTTTCAAATGGCAATGCTTAATCCAAAATTAGCAATTTTGGATGAGACAGATAGTGGTCTAGATATTGATGCTCTCCGTATTGTTGCCAATGGAGTTAATCAACTAAAATCATCAGATAACGCAATTATTATAATTACACATTATCAACGTTTATTGGAATATGTTCATCCTAACGTAGTTCACGTGCTGTACAATGGTAGGATCATCAAAACCGGGGATGCATCTCTAGCGTTAGAGCTAGAAAAAAAAGGATATGATTGGCTAAAAAATGAGACGATATATTGA